From Arachis stenosperma cultivar V10309 chromosome 2, arast.V10309.gnm1.PFL2, whole genome shotgun sequence, one genomic window encodes:
- the LOC130962052 gene encoding type I inositol polyphosphate 5-phosphatase 4-like, with protein MRDENSKKSKFSWPKTLVRKWFNIKSKDEDFQSDDVFYNGVDEDWRSNNTNYSQKEECTIKKSKAERAKRRHSDRIRRSRIDHDTAQIIDVHNYRIFVATWNVAGKSPPDYLSLEDWLHSSPPADIYVLGFQEIVPLNAGNVLGTEDNGPARKWLTLIRKTLNSLPGTSGECNTTSPLPDPVVELEDDFEGSTRQKATSFFHRRSFQSLSRSMRMDADMSMPQPCLDRRLSVCDRMIFSHQASDYDPSYKWGSSDDEIGPADSPVAAQYSPVSYRGFSMENRDRRKGHSRYCLVGKKQMVGIFLTVWVKSDIRADVHNMKVSCVGRGLMGYLGNKGSISVSMFLHRTSFCFICTHLTSGQKEGDELRRNSDVMEILRKTRFPRVNGDESSPQTILEHDRIIWLGDLNYRIALSYRAAKALVEMHNWKILLENDQLHIEQSQGRVFEGWNEGKIYFPPTYKYSNNSDRYAGDERHSKQKRRTPAWCDRILWYGRGLRQLSYVRGESRFSDHRPVYSIFLAEVESISRSRIKKCSSCTSSRIEVEELLPDPDGYGYHDFRFFS; from the exons ATGAGAGATGAGAACTCGAAGAAAAGCAAG ttTTCATGGCCTAAAACACTGGTCAGGAAGTGGTTCAATATCAAGAGCAAAGATGAAGATTTTCAATCAGATGATGTCTTCTACAATG GTGTTGATGAAGATTGGAGGAGCAACAACACCAACTATTCACAGAAGGAGGAATGCACTATCAAGAAAAGCAAAGCAG AGAGAGCGAAGAGAAGGCATTCGGATAGAATTCGGCGTAGTAGGATTGACCATGATACGGCTCAGATAATCGATGTGCATAACTATAG AATCTTTGTTGCAACTTGGAATGTAGCCGGAAAATCTCCGCCGGATTATTTGAGTCTTGAAGATTGGCTTCACAGCTCTCCACCTGCTGATATCTATGTTCTTGG GTTTCAAGAAATAGTACCTCTCAATGCCGGTAATGTTTTGGGGACAGAAGACAATGGCCCTGCCAGAAAATGGCTGACTCTTATTAGGAAGACCCTAAACAGTCTTCCAGGAACAAGTGGGGAATGCAACACTACTTCACCACTTCCTGATCCTGTGGTGGAGCTGGAAGATGATTTCGAGGGATCGACGAGGCAGAAGGCGACCTCTTTCTTCCATCGGAGGTCTTTCCAATCCTTGAGTCGTAGTATGAGAATGGATGCTGACATGTCAATGCCTCAACCGTGCCTAGATCGTCGTCTCAGTGTCTGCGATAGAATGATATTTTCTCACCAGGCAAGTGACTATGATCCCAGTTACAAATGGGGTTCCTCGGATGATGAAATCGGGCCTGCTGACTCCCCGGTTGCAGCACAGTATTCGCCGGTGTCATATAGAGGTTTCTCCATGGAGAATAGAGATAGAAGGAAAGGGCACTCCAGATACTGCTTGGTTGGTAAAAAGCAAATGGTTGGGATATTTCTGACAGTTTGGGTGAAAAGTGATATCAGAGCCGATGTTCACAACATGAAAGTTTCTTGTGTTGGCCGAGGATTGATGGGATATCTCGGAAACAAG GGCTCCATATCAGTTAGCATGTTTTTGCACCGAACAAGCTTTTGCTTCATCTGCACACATCTTACTTCTGGACAAAAAGAGGGCGACGAGCTGCGCAGGAATTCGGATGTAATGGAGATTCTCAGAAAGACAAGGTTTCCCCGAGTCAACGGCGACGAGAGTTCTCCACAGACAATTCTAGAACATGA TCGAATAATATGGCTGGGGGATTTGAATTATCGGATAGCCCTTTCTTACCGTGCAGCAAAAGCTCTTGTCGAGATGCATAATTGGAAGATTTTGCTAGAAAATGACCAG TTGCATATAGAGCAGAGCCAAGGTCGTGTCTTCGAAGGATGGAATGAAGGGAAAATATATTTCCCTCCAACATACAAGTATTCAAACAATTCAGACAGATATGCAGGCGATGAAAGACACTCGAAACAAAAGAGAAGAACTCCAGCATG GTGTGATCGAATCTTGTGGTATGGAAGAGGCCTCCGCCAATTATCTTATGTTCGTGGAGAGTCAAGATTCTCCGATCATAGACCGGTTTATAGCATATTCCTGGCAGAAGTTGAATCTATTAGTCGTAGCCGAATAAAAAAATGTTCCAGTTGCACCAGTTCAAGGATTGAAGTAGAGGAATTACTGCCTGATCCAGATGGTTACGGTTACCATGATTTTAGATTCTTTTCATGA